One Flavobacterium sp. 90 DNA segment encodes these proteins:
- a CDS encoding histidine phosphatase family protein — protein sequence MKNLILIRHAKSSWEAPLKDFDRPLMKKGILDAHDVSAIISKFLPKTYIIWSSTAARATETALIFAQNISYPIESIVYKDDLYTFDERQLEKVIKSCDNSFDSVILFGHNEAITNFVNKFGDVFIENVPTSGFVSLRFDSESWDTINKGKTHKTIFPKDLK from the coding sequence ATGAAAAATTTAATTTTAATACGGCATGCAAAATCCAGCTGGGAAGCTCCTTTAAAAGATTTTGACAGACCTTTAATGAAAAAAGGTATTTTAGATGCTCATGATGTATCAGCAATTATTTCGAAATTTCTGCCAAAGACCTATATTATATGGAGTAGTACTGCCGCTCGTGCCACGGAAACAGCTCTTATTTTTGCTCAAAATATTTCATACCCTATTGAAAGTATCGTTTATAAAGACGACCTTTATACCTTTGATGAGAGACAACTCGAGAAAGTTATCAAATCATGTGATAATAGTTTTGATAGCGTTATTCTTTTTGGACATAACGAGGCTATTACAAATTTTGTTAATAAATTTGGAGATGTTTTTATCGAAAATGTTCCTACGTCAGGTTTCGTATCATTACGATTTGATTCAGAAAGTTGGGACACTATTAATAAAGGCAAAACTCATAAAACAATTTTCCCCAAAGATTTAAAATAA
- the ppk1 gene encoding polyphosphate kinase 1: MYEQKYIDREKSWLAFNARVLQEAADNTVPLLDRLRFVGIFSNNLDEFFRVRYAAIRRLSLSGISGEKYLGGVSAHQLIKDITEIVIQQQSESLRILSNIEAELEAENIFVINEDQITKYQEAYLKDFFVQKLSPELVTIILNDLAEFPVLKDTLGYLAVRLEMNLNDEIRYAVIEIPKTINRFVVLPSNDEKQYVILIDDVIRYNLGNIFNIFDYKSVSAHMIKITRDAQLDIDSDLSKSMLEKIATSVKDRRIGEPVRFIYDNLIEEDTLHFFLDKMKIVETDSIIPGGRYHNRRDYMSFPNLGRYDLLYKPNEPLPIPGLSLGGSILEKISKKDYLLHAPYQSFSYLTKFLREAALDPKVTSIKITLYRLAKNSQIISSLINAAKNGKKVTVQIELQARFDEATNISYAEQMQTEGIDLIFGIKGLKVHSKICVIERVEEGKTRRYGFISTGNFNESTAKIYTDVTVLTCHQGILKDISKIFEFFDINYRVHRYKHLIVSPHYTRTKFIKLIDREILHALAGRKTHIKLKMNSLSDFKMIDKLYEASNAGVKIQLQVRGICSLIPGIPGMSENIEAISIVDNYLEHSRVYIFGNAGLTEVYISSADFMTRNLDGRVEVTCPIYDLEIKKELIDNFNIAWKGNVKVRYHSYKLDNKYKPRNHHAPFRAQLETYKYYQNKIDVIAEEVQRTN; encoded by the coding sequence GTGTACGAACAGAAATATATCGATAGAGAAAAAAGTTGGTTAGCGTTTAATGCAAGAGTTCTTCAGGAAGCTGCGGATAATACAGTTCCACTTTTAGACAGGTTGCGTTTTGTTGGAATTTTTTCCAATAATTTAGATGAATTTTTTAGAGTTCGTTATGCTGCAATTCGACGGTTGAGTCTCTCCGGAATTTCTGGCGAAAAATATTTAGGCGGAGTTTCTGCCCACCAATTAATTAAGGATATTACCGAAATTGTAATTCAGCAACAATCAGAAAGTTTACGTATTCTTAGTAATATTGAAGCTGAGCTTGAAGCTGAAAATATCTTTGTTATAAACGAAGATCAGATTACAAAATATCAGGAAGCTTACCTAAAAGACTTTTTTGTTCAAAAATTAAGTCCCGAATTAGTAACTATTATCCTGAATGATTTAGCCGAATTTCCGGTTCTTAAAGATACATTAGGTTATCTGGCAGTTCGTCTGGAAATGAATTTAAATGATGAAATTCGATACGCCGTTATCGAAATTCCTAAAACAATAAACAGGTTTGTTGTCCTGCCATCAAACGATGAAAAACAATATGTTATCCTTATAGACGATGTAATACGTTATAATTTGGGTAATATTTTCAATATTTTCGATTATAAAAGTGTTTCCGCACACATGATCAAAATCACGAGAGATGCACAATTAGATATTGATAGTGATTTGAGTAAGAGTATGTTGGAGAAAATTGCAACATCCGTAAAAGATAGAAGAATAGGAGAACCTGTTCGTTTTATTTACGACAATTTAATAGAAGAAGATACGCTACATTTTTTCTTAGATAAAATGAAAATTGTAGAAACAGATAGTATAATTCCCGGCGGAAGATATCACAATCGCCGTGATTATATGAGTTTTCCAAATTTAGGAAGATACGATTTACTTTATAAACCAAATGAACCACTGCCAATTCCGGGGTTAAGTTTGGGCGGAAGTATTTTAGAGAAAATCAGTAAAAAAGATTATTTATTACACGCTCCATATCAGTCATTTTCATATTTGACAAAGTTTTTGCGTGAAGCCGCTTTAGATCCAAAAGTTACAAGTATAAAAATTACATTGTATCGTTTGGCAAAGAATTCGCAAATCATCAGTTCTTTGATTAATGCTGCTAAAAATGGTAAAAAAGTAACCGTACAAATCGAACTTCAGGCGCGTTTTGATGAAGCTACAAATATCTCCTACGCAGAGCAAATGCAAACCGAAGGAATCGATCTTATCTTTGGAATAAAAGGATTAAAAGTACACAGTAAAATATGTGTAATAGAACGCGTTGAAGAAGGAAAAACTCGTCGTTACGGATTTATTTCGACAGGAAACTTTAACGAATCAACAGCGAAGATATATACAGATGTTACGGTTCTTACCTGTCATCAGGGAATTTTGAAAGACATTTCTAAAATATTCGAATTTTTCGATATCAACTATAGAGTGCACAGATACAAACATTTAATAGTATCGCCACATTATACAAGAACAAAATTTATTAAATTAATAGATCGTGAAATTCTGCACGCATTAGCTGGTAGAAAAACACATATTAAATTAAAAATGAATAGTTTATCAGATTTTAAAATGATCGATAAATTATATGAAGCGAGTAACGCCGGAGTAAAAATCCAGCTTCAGGTAAGAGGAATTTGTTCTTTAATTCCTGGAATTCCGGGAATGAGCGAAAACATTGAAGCCATAAGTATCGTAGATAACTATCTGGAACATTCAAGAGTTTACATTTTTGGAAATGCCGGTTTGACAGAAGTTTACATTTCGTCAGCCGATTTCATGACCAGAAATTTAGACGGTAGAGTTGAGGTAACATGCCCGATTTATGACCTTGAAATTAAAAAAGAATTAATTGATAATTTCAATATAGCATGGAAAGGGAATGTAAAAGTGAGATATCATTCCTATAAATTAGATAATAAATACAAGCCACGTAATCATCATGCCCCATTTAGAGCACAGCTTGAAACCTACAAGTATTATCAGAATAAAATTGATGTAATCGCAGAGGAAGTACAGCGTACAAATTAA
- a CDS encoding exopolyphosphatase: MINIRKYAAIDIGSNAMRLLISNVVEQDGKEPQFNKSSLVRVPIRLGQDAFTVGEISEENIDRMVDAMKAFNLLMKVHKVERYMAFATSAMREAYNAKEVVALIKKKADIKIEIIDGKKEAAIIASTDLHHLLKSDETYLFVDVGGGSTEFTLFSDGKMINSRSFKAGTVRLLNNMVHDSVWDEIEKWIKVNTADYEEVTLIGSGGNINKLFKMSGKQQEKPLSYIYINSQYAFLNSLTYEQRIAELGLNSDRADVIIHATRIYLNAMKWSGARQIFVPKIGLSDGIVKAMYYGKI, encoded by the coding sequence ATGATTAATATAAGGAAATATGCAGCAATAGATATTGGTTCAAATGCCATGAGGTTACTAATATCGAATGTTGTAGAGCAAGATGGCAAAGAACCACAATTTAATAAAAGTTCGCTTGTTCGTGTGCCAATTCGTTTGGGACAAGATGCCTTTACAGTAGGAGAAATTTCAGAAGAAAATATAGATCGAATGGTTGATGCTATGAAAGCATTTAACCTTTTGATGAAAGTACATAAAGTAGAGCGTTATATGGCGTTTGCAACTTCGGCAATGCGCGAAGCATATAATGCAAAAGAAGTTGTTGCTTTGATTAAGAAAAAAGCCGACATTAAAATCGAAATTATCGATGGTAAAAAAGAAGCGGCAATTATCGCTTCAACAGATTTACATCATTTATTAAAATCAGACGAAACTTATCTGTTTGTAGATGTTGGTGGCGGAAGTACAGAGTTTACATTGTTCTCTGATGGAAAAATGATCAACTCAAGATCTTTCAAAGCCGGAACAGTTCGTTTATTAAATAATATGGTTCACGATTCTGTTTGGGATGAAATCGAAAAATGGATTAAAGTCAATACAGCAGATTATGAAGAAGTAACCTTGATTGGTTCCGGTGGAAACATTAATAAATTGTTTAAAATGTCCGGAAAACAACAAGAAAAACCGCTTTCATACATTTATATCAATTCACAATATGCATTCCTGAATTCGTTGACTTATGAACAAAGAATTGCCGAATTAGGTTTGAATTCAGATCGTGCCGACGTAATTATTCACGCAACCAGAATTTATCTAAATGCAATGAAATGGAGTGGTGCA